In a single window of the Trypanosoma brucei brucei TREU927 chromosome 6, complete sequence genome:
- a CDS encoding valyl-tRNA synthetase, putative (similar to Valyl-tRNA synthetase 2 (EC 6.1.1.9) (Valine--tRNA ligase 2) (ValRS 2)(G7a). (Swiss-Prot:P26640) [Homo sapiens;]): protein MKQLAPQMAPAYIPKDVESGWYEWWEESGFFRPASDMGRPIRGRSFVIVSPPPNVTGHLHIGHALTGAVQDALIRFHRMKGDDTLYLPGTDHAGIATQVVVEKRLMKESGKSRHDVGREEFLKQVWVFKENHCGVITRQLRRIGLSLDWSRERFTMDEQCAKAVVEGFVKLHEDGLIYRATRLINWCCSLQSAISDLEVVFEDVPKNAKLTIPGYDRKVDMGVLTHVAYKFADSEDEIIIATTRPETILGDTAVAVHPDDERYKKYHGKRLKCPFRDETIPLILDPVLVDVNFGTGAVKITPAHDPNDFEAGLRHNLSQLTMMDLKGHVTTEGPFKGMHRFDCRREIVKELEKMGLLREVVPYEYRVGRCSRTGDIVEPLLMPQWFVDCTEMARKSVEAVRNNELRLYPPTHQVVWYHWLENIKPWCVSRQLWWGHRIPAYKCTGAVPSTHEDPWVVARNLEEAKAKAKEKFNLSDAEVRELVLEQDSDVLDTWFSSAMWPFSTMGWPAETGDMQRFFPGSLMETGHDILFFWVARMVMTSLHFTGKLPFSEVFLHAMVRDKNGEKMSKSKGNVIDPLFIISGVSLEALHDTVRSGNLDEKEVSRALKLQRETFPNGIPECGSDALRFGLLSYTQSGRNVNLDIDRVVAYRQLCNKLWNAVRFVLYHALGEDYKPKATLVNSQKVASLPLECRWILSRLDVAVEECTRGFSEGTYDFALATNAVYRFWLYELCDVYLELTKPTIQAGGEKKVIVQDVLLHVVEVALRLLHPMMPFLTEELWHYLPNYESFGVQSIVVAPYPEVSGWQDSQVEEQMKLLMETVHIVRSTKAFYSLTNKHKPDVWVTARAAETREIVESHKFMIESLGVVGRVSVIPPEEEAAAVPKGCGFAVVNKDLSINMMLLGFIDVQKEVAKLEKQLAGLQKQIEGVNKKISMPGYETKVPADVREANKVKLESLVEQEAQLTEGLTKMKSLL, encoded by the coding sequence ATGAAACAACTTGCTCCCCAGATGGCTCCGGCCTACATTCCTAAGGACGTGGAGAGCGGATGGTACGAGTGGTGGGAGGAGTCCGGCTTCTTCCGCCCCGCGTCAGACATGGGCCGTCCCATCCGCGGCCGGTCATTTGTTATCGTCTCTCCTCCACCTAATGTTACTGGGCACCTGCATATTGGACACGCGTTAACCGGGGCAGTGCAGGATGCGCTCATCCGTTTCCACCGTATGAAAGGTGATGACACTTTGTATCTTCCTGGCACGGACCACGCGGGTATTGCGACGCAGGttgtggtggagaaacgtcTCATGAAGGAGAGTGGAAAGTCGCGCCACGACGTTGGCCGCGAGGAATTTTTGAAGCAAGTGTGGGTCTTCAAGGAGAACCACTGTGGTGTTATAACTCGTCAGCTTCGGCGTATTGGATTGAGCCTGGACTGGTCCAGGGAGCGTTTCACAATGGATGAGCAATGTGCCAAAGCTGTGGTCGAGGGCTTCGTGAAGCTTCATGAAGATGGCCTCATTTACCGGGCGACACGGCTCATCAACTGGTGCTGTTCGCTGCAAAGTGCAATTTCCGATCTTGAGGTTGTATTTGAGGATGTTCCGAAGAACGCGAAGCTCACGATCCCGGGGTACGACAGGAAGGTTGACATGGGTGTGCTTACCCACGTCGCCTACAAGTTTGCCGACAGCGAGGACGAAATTATCATTGCAACAACTCGGCCGGAGACTATTCTTGGAGATACCGCTGTCGCTGTTCATCCAGATGATGAGCGGTACAAGAAGTATCACGGTAAGCGGCTAAAGTGCCCATTCCGCGATGAAACGATTCCGCTAATTCTTGATCCTGTTCTGGTTGATGTGAACTTCGGTACGGGTGCTGTGAAGATAACACCGGCACATGACCCAAACGATTTCGAGGCGGGGCTGCGCCACAATCTCTCGCAGTTGACGATGATGGATCTTAAGGGGCACGTCACCACCGAGGGCCCCTTCAAGGGGATGCACCGCTTTGATTGCCGTCGTGAGATTGTGAAGGAGTTGGAAAAGATGGGACTCTTACGCGAAGTGGTCCCATATGAGTATCGGGTTGGCCGTTGCAGTAGGACCGGTGACATTGTTGAGCCGCTGTTGATGCCTCAATGGTTCGTGGACTGCACGGAGATGGCTCGTAAGTCGGTGGAGGCCGTTCGTAACAATGAACTGCGCTTGTATCCACCAACGCATCAGGTTGTATGGTATCATTGGTTGGAGAACATCAAACCGTGGTGTGTTTCACGTCAGCTGTGGTGGGGTCACCGCATTCCCGCATACAAGTGCACAGGTGCTGTCCCATCTACGCACGAGGACCCGTGGGTTGTTGCACGCAATTTGGAGGAGGCAAAGGCCAAGGCAAAAGAGAAGTTTAATCTCAGTGATGCGGAGGTTAGGGAGCTGGTTCTCGAGCAGGATAGTGATGTGCTTGACACATGGTTCAGCTCCGCCATGTGGCCTTTCTCCACCATGGGTTGGCCGGCCGAAACGGGTGATATGCAGAGGTTCTTCCCTGGAAGTCTGATGGAAACTGGTCACGACATCCTATTCTTCTGGGTTGCCCGCATGGTTATGACGTCACTCCACTTCACCGGTAAGCTTCCCTTCTCGGAGGTGTTTTTGCATGCCATGGTGCGTGACAAGAACGGTGAGAAGATGAGCAAATCGAAGGGAAATGTGATTGACCCGCTCTTCATTATAAGCGGCGTGTCTCTTGAAGCGCTTCATGACACAGTGAGGTCGGGCAACCTTGACGAAAAGGAGGTTTCCAGAGCTCTGAAGTTGCAGAGGGAAACCTTTCCGAATGGCATCCCGGAGTGTGGCAGCGATGCTCTGCGTTTCGGTCTCCTTTCCTACACTCAGTCTGGACGCAACGTTAACCTGGATATTGACCGCGTCGTTGCCTACAGGCAACTATGCAACAAGCTATGGAATGCTGTGCGCTTTGTGCTATATCATGCACTAGGAGAAGACTATAAGCCGAAGGCGACCCTTGTCAATTCTCAAAAGGTAGCGAGCCTGCCACTCGAATGCCGGTGGATCCTTTCCCGCCTTGATGTGGCTGTGGAGGAATGCACCCGTGGTTTTTCTGAGGGTACATACGATTTTGCACTTGCGACCAACGCCGTGTACCGCTTCTGGCTATATGAGCTCTGCGATGTCTATCTTGAGCTGACAAAGCCAACCATCCAGGCGGGAGGTGAGAAGAAGGTGATCGTGCAAGATGTGCTTCTCCATGTGGTAGAGGTGGCCCTCCGTCTGCTACATCCGATGATGCCATTCCTCACAGAGGAACTTTGGCACTATCTACCAAACTATGAATCCTTTGGCGTCCAAAGTATTGTGGTTGCCCCTTACCCCGAGGTGTCTGGTTGGCAAGACAGCCAAGTTGAGGAGCAGATGAAACTGCTGATGGAAACAGTTCATATTGTCCGCTCAACGAAAGCCTTTTACTCCCTCaccaacaaacacaagcCAGACGTCTGGGTTACTGCTCGTGCTGCCGAAACAAGAGAAATCGTCGAGTCACACAAGTTCATGATTGAATCGCTTGGTGTTGTGGGCAGGGTCTCGGTTATACCccctgaagaggaggcagcTGCGGTGCCGAAGGGCTGCGGTTTTGCAGTAGTAAACAAAGACCTGAGCATTAACATGATGCTGCTTGGCTTCATTGATGTGCAGAAGGAGGTAGCAAAGCTCGAGAAACAGCTCGCCGGACTCCAGAAGCAGATTGAGGGTGTCAATAAGAAGATATCAATGCCAGGTTATGAAACCAAAGTGCCTGCTGATGTGCGTGAGGCCAATAAGGTTAAACTGGAGTCGCTTGTTGAGCAGGAGGCACAACTGACTGAGGGTTTAACAAAGATGAAGAGTTTACTCTAA
- a CDS encoding RNA-binding protein, putative codes for MSSSALLFVANLPTVANAQYVERLFSAYGHVADVKIVFEGSVQFAEVMYNAVDDADSAIAALHHHYCASRNTPLVVLYHVRSPCISEYGRKVGREYAQAAALGRDPSYIPLEGFDENYPRTDVPPPPSDREIFEGARWNDSSGPAGEGRLHSY; via the coding sequence ATGTCCTCTTCTGCTCTGTTGTTCGTGGCAAATTTACCCACAGTAGCGAACGCGCAGTATGTAGAACGCCTGTTCTCGGCTTACGGTCACGTTGCTGATGTCAAGATTGTGTTTGAGGGATCGGTGCAGTTTGCGGAGGTGATGTACAACGCCGTGGACGATGCGGACTCTGCGATCGCCGCGCTGCATCATCACTATTGCGCATCCAGGAATACACCTCTGGTGGTATTATATCACGTGAGGAGTCCTTGCATTTCAGAATATGGCCGCAAAGTTGGGCGCGAGTACGCCCAAGCAGCTGCGCTGGGTCGCGACCCCTCATACATCCCACTGGAGGGGTTTGACGAGAACTATCCTCGGACAGATGTCCCCCCGCCCCCATCTGACAGAGAAATCTTTGAGGGAGCGCGCTGGAATGACAGTAGCGGTCCAGCAGGCGAGGGGCGGTTGCATTCGTATTAG
- a CDS encoding 3-hydroxy-3-methylglutaryl-CoA reductase, putative: MLRRTLSCACGTGKTGWGAMSNAELVKAVSSRQLTFYGLEQALEPDYQRAIAVRREVVSDYVASSQSAEVKRKSLERIPFENYEWDRVVGQNCENIVGYVPIPLGMAGPIIMDGCEYPIPMATTEGALVASTHRGARAISQSGGCKTLILGEGMSRAPVVEVESLEEAGRLHNFCVENFTEIKAAFESTTRFGKLQSLKCVIIGRKAYIRFRATTGDAMGMNMITKGVDKALELIKQNFPSMKVIALSGNYCTDKKPSAVNWIEGRGKTVVAEALVRGELVERTLKCTVEDLVSLNIDKNLVGSAVAGSVGGFNAQAANVVAAIFIATGQDPAQVVESSTCITTMSKVGNDLLISVAMPSIEVGTVGGGTGLPAQSGCLDMIGCAGSNKEAPGANAQLLSRLVAAGVLSAELSLMSGLAAGHLLSAHMRLNRRK, from the coding sequence ATGCTTCGTAGGACTCTCTCATGTGCTTGTGGGACAGGCAAAACGGGTTGGGGCGCAATGAGCAATGCCGAGCTTGTTAAAGCCGTAAGCAGTCGTCAATTAACCTTTTATGGGTTAGAGCAGGCTCTGGAGCCCGACTACCAGCGCGCTATCGCTGTGCGTCGTGAGGTGGTGTCCGACTATGTGGCATCCTCCCAAAGTGCGgaggtgaagaggaaaagcttGGAGCGTATACCATTTGAAAACTACGAATGGGATCGAGTGGTTGGTCAGAACTGTGAAAATATTGTGGGTTACGTTCCTATTCCTCTTGGTATGGCTGGGCCAATAATAATGGATGGCTGTGAATACCCCATTCCCATGGCCACGACAGAAGGTGCCCTGGTTGCCAGCACACATCGAGGCGCACGAGCTATATCCCAAAGTGGGGGCTGTAAGACACTGATCTTGGGCGAGGGCATGTCACGTGCTCCAGTAGTGGAGGTTGAGTCTTTGGAAGAGGCGGGAAGGCTTCATAATTTTTGTGTAGAAAATTTCACTGAAATCAAAGCAGCTTTCGAGAGCACGACGCGATTTGGGAAGTTGCAGTCGCTCAAGTGCGTCATCATCGGTCGCAAAGCCTATATTCGGTTCCGCGCGACCACCGGAGATGCGATGGGGATGAACATGATAACCAAAGGTGTCGACAAGGCATTGGAGTTAATAAAGCAAAACTTTCCGTCGATGAAGGTTATTGCGTTGTCGGGGAACTACTGCACTGACAAGAAACCCTCCGCAGTGAACTGGATtgaggggagaggaaaaactgTCGTTGCCGAGGCGCTCGTAAGGGGCGAGTTGGTTGAGCGCACATTAAAGTGCACCGTTGAGGATCTTGTGTCACTAAATATCGACAAAAACCTCGTTGGCTCAGCTGTTGCCGGTTCTGTTGGTGGCTTTAATGCACAAGCTGCCAATGTTGTTGCAGCAATTTTCATTGCGACGGGGCAGGACCCAGCGCAGGTGGTGGAATCCTCCACCTGCATCACCACAATGTCTAAAGTTGGGAACGATCTGCTCATTTCGGTCGCAATGCCCAGCATTGAGGTGGGAACAGTTGGTGGTGGCACGGGTCTACCAGCCCAGAGTGGGTGCTTAGATATGATCGGGTGTGCTGGGTCGAACAAGGAAGCACCAGGGGCCAACGCGCAGCTTCTCTCACGTCTTGTTGCGGCTGGTGTTCTTTCTGCGGAACTGTCGCTCATGTCAGGGTTGGCTGCAGGGCACCTCCTAAGTGCCCACATGCGGTTGAATCGTAGGAAGTAA
- a CDS encoding glutamyl-tRNA synthetase, putative: MLRLANKFTVKISLISRLLKEIPFCVMSKHEEDCQKAPEHDKLTLTNAEEGKVVTRFPPEASGFLHIGHAKAALINSMLALKYKGKLVMRFDDTNPSKEKDHFEQAILDDLATLGVTWDVGPTYSSDYMELLYEKADELIEKGLAYCDKTTREEMQKCRFNGVPTSYRDISIEETKRMWSEMKEGSAEGQETCLRAKISVDNENKAMRDPVIYRVNLTPHARQGTKYKAYPTYDFCCPIIDSVEGITHALRTNEYHDRNDQYYWFCDALGLRKPIVEDFSRLNMEYAVMSKRKLTQLIDSKVVDGWDDPRFPTVRALVRRGLKMSALRQFVQEQGMSKTVNFMEWSKLWYFNTQILDPSVPRYTVVSNTLKVRCVVEGIGGLEKCEKLLHKKAPDMGSKVFYKSGVIFLDAEDVALLKEGDEVTLMDWGNAFIRNIRTSGESGTITDADIVLNLEGDVKKTKHKLTWVAENPEAEVMEINEYDHLLTKKKPDPEESLDSILAAVTKYTQEVYSEAATSALKKGDIIQLERRGYYIVDNVIPRKVLIAIPDGREKVNHLSAKAHHLKYVAKVSQPAAANDLAAKRAAKAAKKAAQKQDSKSQNKEQAV; the protein is encoded by the coding sequence ATGCTCCGGTTAGCTAACAAGTTTACCGTCAAAATAAGCTTAATTTCACGGCTTCTTAAAGAAATCCCCTTTTGTGTGATGAGCAAACATGAAGAAGACTGCCAGAAGGCCCCGGAACACGACAAACTAACGTTAACAAATGCGGAAGAGGGGAAGGTAGTGACTCGGTTCCCCCCCGAAGCGAGCGGATTTCTCCACATCGGTCATGCGAAGGCGGCCCTTATCAATAGTATGCTCGCGTTGAAGTACAAAGGAAAACTTGTAATGCGGTTTGACGACACTAACCCATCCAAAGAAAAGGACCACTTTGAGCAAGCGATTTTGGATGATTTGGCAACCCTTGGTGTCACGTGGGATGTGGGTCCAACATATTCGTCCGATTACATGGAATTACTATACGAGAAAGCAGATGAGCTCATTGAAAAGGGTCTGGCCTATTGTGATAAAACAACACGGGAGGAAATGCAAAAATGTAGGTTCAACGGTGTTCCCACGAGCTACCGAGATATTTCCATTGAGGAGACGAAAAGGATGTGGAGTGAGATGAAAGAGGGTTCCGCAGAGGGCCAAGAGACTTGTTTACGGGCAAAGATATCCGTTGATAACGAGAATAAAGCGATGAGGGATCCTGTTATTTATCGAGTAAATCTGACGCCACACGCAAGACAGGGAACCAAATACAAGGCGTACCCAACATACGACTTTTGCTGCCCCATTATTGATTCTGTCGAAGGAATTACACACGCTCTTCGGACGAATGAGTATCATGATCGGAACGACCAGTATTATTGGTTTTGTGATGCATTAGGGTTGAGGAAGCCCATTGTTGAAGATTTTTCAAGATTGAACATGGAGTATGCTGTGATGTCGAAGAGAAAGTTGACACAACTTATTGACTCTAAGGTTGTCGATGGCTGGGACGACCCCCGGTTTCCGACAGTACGAGCGTTGGTAAGACGAGGGTTGAAAATGAGTGCCCTAAGACAATTTGTTCAGGAGCAGGGTATGTCAAAAACCGTCAACTTTATGGAATGGTCGAAGTTGTGGTACTTCAACACACAGATTCTCGACCCTTCAGTACCTCGGTACACTGTTGTTTCTAATACACTCAAGGTCCGATGTGTTGTTGAGGGAATAGGCGGCCTGGAAAAGTGTGAGAAATTGCTGCACAAAAAAGCCCCGGATATGGGGAGCAAGGTGTTTTATAAATCCGGTGTCATATTTCTCGATGCTGAGGACGTTGCTCTTTTAAAAGAGGGAGATGAGGTTACGCTGATGGACTGGGGGAATGCGTTTATAAGGAATATTCGCACCAGTGGCGAATCTGGAACAATTACTGATGCCGATATCGTACTCAATCTTGAAGGCGATGTGAAGAAGACTAAGCACAAGTTAACGTGGGTTGCCGAAAATCCTGAGGCAGAGGTTATGGAGATAAATGAGTATGACCATTTACTTACCAAGAAGAAGCCGGATCCGGAGGAATCTCTAGATAGTATCCTAGCCGCTGTGACGAAATATACCCAAGAAGTGTACTCTGAGGCAGCGACTAGCGCTCTGAAGAAGGGTGATATAATCCAACTGGAGCGTCGTGGTTACTACATTGTTGATAATGTCATACCGAGAAAAGTCCTTATCGCTATTCCAGATGGTCGCGAGAAAGTGAATCACTTGAGCGCGAAGGCTCATCATCTGAAGTATGTCGCAAAGGTGTCGCAGCCCGCAGCGGCAAACGATTTAGCAGCAAAAAGGGCCGCCAAAGCAGCTAAAAAGGCAGCACAAAAGCAAGACTCAAAAAGTCAGAACAAAGAACAAGCTGTCTAG
- a CDS encoding pre-mRNA splicing factor ATP-dependent RNA helicase, putative (similar to ATP-dependent helicase DHX8 (RNA helicase HRH1) (DEAH-box protein 8) (Swiss-Prot:Q14562) [Homo sapiens]): MYVGDKSKGWIAITRCWGIFASIFMSLVLVFCNGTTHFLIFLRMTKKNVIRFTDLGLSTPVPQVLSTSKGEKKKKRLEVKSERNLRTKEAEKQLSLAREKVEKHKEYVKSEACAKQKEKAEKRKALNDMRVSLHERRENEEKLQKQRVVSSQQEYISKLVANIAEEEGRTRQVREAIDRDTLDLAKFAPQSVCIHVKRHPHIELTRKELPVLREEQAIVEAINSTSRTCVLICGETGSGKTTQIPQFLWECGYGDPKGSPFGREGCILVTEPRRVAAISMARRVAEELNVPFGEDVCYQVRYDNNLSDGFKIKFATEGIVLKEIQSDFLLRKYSVIIVDEAHERSVTGDILIGMLSRIMPTRNDLYLEELRKNGGLPQMTTLKPLKLVIMSATMRVADFRDNRKLFPVPPPFICVEARRFPVTNHFSKRTELFNYVDEAFRKVCQIHKKLPPGGILVFLSTQYEIGLLCDRLLLHYAKTKIEYCETSYSKHALLTSELPTTPSESDESESDIERDEFGLATEDYALDKDDTELENCNIGRKRCRNAAGSPEKAEGFADESEVNGELNTLHVLPLYALMNFSKQQEVFQQPPAGKRLCVVATNVAETSITIPNIRYVVDSGRVKTKTVDESTCASCFRIEWTSQASAEQRSGRAGRVAPGHCYRLYSTAVYSNLMPKHSAPEILRTSLESVVLLMKHFGINHVGTFPFPSPPKEADLKRALTHLGLIGALNSDDEFRITATGRRLVAYPIPPRFSRVIVEGIDRKLPRFLITLITLIASIFSTTTSVFTDEGHRIKWKSKDISDDEKERKQRLQALLHPGSDLLTSLNALLVYMNNSSAVNCDRYCLVQKSLSEAKQLGDQLLVLASRDTAEEPVEGASDADVVGPEQLFEERALAHLSKNQEIVIRKLFIIGLVDQVARRATVQECRSHGVEYKSDKTTKTPYITVANHIIVYVHPSSSIARTYPPPEYVTFVTLQKNVRSETKESLTLMLGLTIVTKEWLHECAVTVE; encoded by the coding sequence ATGTATGTCGGTGATAAAAGCAAAGGTTGGATAGCTATTACTCGTTGTTGGGGCATCTTCGCGTCAATTTTCATGTCCTTGGTGCTGGTATTTTGCAATGGAACCActcattttttaatttttttaaggaTGACTAAGAAGAATGTTATTCGCTTTACTGACTTGGGTCTCTCCACACCCGTTCCCCAAGTCTTGTCCACTtcaaaaggagagaaaaagaagaaaagactTGAGGTTAAGAGTGAAAGGAACCTACGTACGAAGGAGGCAGAAAAACAACTTTCTCTtgcaagagaaaaagtggagAAACATAAGGAGTACGTGAAGTCTGAGGCATGTGccaagcaaaaggaaaaggctgaaaaaaggaaagcactCAACGATATGCGAGTGTCCCTTCATGAACGtcgagaaaatgaagaaaagctTCAGAaacagcgtgttgtttcctcCCAACAAGAATACATATCTAAACTGGTAGCCAATATTGCGGAGGAAGAAGGCAGAACACGGCAGGTACGAGAGGCTATCGATCGTGATACGTTGGATCTAGCTAAGTTTGCCCCCCAAAGTGTTTGCATTCATGTGAAAAGACACCCACATATCGAATTAACACGGAAAGAACTTCCGGTTCTCAGGGAGGAACAGGCAATTGTTGAAGCCATAAATAGTACGTCTCGAACATGCGTTCTCATTTGCGGAGAAACTGGAAGTGGGAAGACAACGCAAATTCCTCAGTTTTTATGGGAATGCGGTTATGGTGATCCAAAGGGATCTCCCTTTGGAAGGGAAGGATGTATATTGGTTACGGAGCCGCGGCGTGTTGCCGCGATATCTATGGCAAGGCGTGTTGCTGAGGAACTTAACGTACCCTTTGGAGAGGACGTTTGCTATCAGGTCCGTTACGACAACAATCTTTCGGATggttttaaaataaaatttgcGACGGAGGGTATTGTTCTTAAGGAAATTCAGTCTGATTTCTTGCTTAGAAAGTACAGCGTGATTATTGTGGATGAAGCTCATGAACGAAGTGTTACAGGTGATATTCTTATCGGAATGTTGTCTCGCATCATGCCTACGAGGAATGACCTGTACTTAGAAGAATTGAGGAAAAATGGTGGGCTTCCGCAGATGACAACGCTGAAGCCCTTAAAGTTGGTGATAATGTCAGCCACAATGCGTGTTGCAGATTTCAGGGATAATCGAAAGCTGTTTCCTGTGCCACCACCTTTTATTTGCGTGGAGGCCCGTCGCTTTCCAGTGACAAATCATTTTTCAAAGAGGACGGAATTATTTAACTACGTTGACGAGGCGTTTCGTAAGGTTTGTCAAATTCACAAAAAGTTACCGCCAGGTGGAATTCTGGTCTTCCTTTCGACTCAGTACGAAATCGGGCTGTTGTGCGACCGACTGCTATTACACTATGCAAAGACGAAGATTGAATACTGCGAAACTTCATACTCCAAGCATGCCTTACTTACTTCTGAGTTACCGACTACACCGAGTGAGTCTGATGAAAGTGAGTCAGATATCGAAAGAGATGAATTTGGACTTGCAACTGAGGATTATGCGTTGGATAAAGATGATACGGAGCTAGAAAACTGTAATATCGGTAGAAAGCGTTGCAGAAATGCTGCAGGATCTCCAGAGAAGGCAGAAGGATTTGCTGATGAAAGTGAGGTGAATGGTGAGCTCAATACACTACATGTCCTTCCCTTGTATGCACTGATGAATTTCTCGAAACAACAGGAGGTTTTCCAGCAACCTCCAGCAGGAAAGCGTTTGTGCGTTGTGGCTACAAATGTAGCCGAGACTTCGATCACTATTCCTAATATACGTTATGTGGTAGATTCTGGCCGAGTGAAAACAAAGACGGTAGACGAATCTACTTGTGCAAGCTGCTTCCGAATAGAGTGGACAAGTCAAGCTTCTGCTGAACAGCGTAGTGGGCGTGCCGGTCGTGTGGCACCTGGACATTGTTATCGTCTGTATAGCACTGCCGTTTACTCGAATTTGATGCCTAAACACAGTGCTCCAGAGATTTTGAGGACTTCATTAGAATCTGTGGTTCTCTTAATGAAGCATTTCGGCATCAACCATGTTGGGacctttccatttccatctCCCCCCAAAGAGGCCGATTTGAAGCGCGCATTGACTCACTTGGGGCTTATTGGAGCTTTGAACTCCGATGATGAATTCCGGATTACTGCAACGGGCAGACGGCTTGTTGCTTATCCTATTCCCCCGCGTTTCTCTCGAGTGATCGTTGAGGGAATAGACCGTAAGCTTCCACGGTTTCTCATTACTCTAATTACGCTGATCGCATCTATCTTTTCCACCACGACGAGCGTATTTACGGATGAAGGACATCGGataaaatggaaaagcaaagatatttctgatgatgaaaaagaaCGAAAGCAGCGTCTCCAGGCGCTTTTGCATCCTGGAAGCGATTTACTTACTTCCCTGAACGCACTTCTGGTATATATGAACAACTCTAGTGCGGTGAATTGTGATCGCTACTGTCTTGTCCAAAAGAGCCTTtcagaagctaaacaacTTGGTGACCAACTACTAGTACTAGCGAGTCGCGATACAGCTGAAGAACCTGTTGAAGGCGCCAGCGATGCTGATGTCGTTGGACCAGAGCAACTTTTTGAGGAAAGAGCCCTCGCCCACCTCTCGAAGAATCAGGAAATAGTGATTAGGAAATTGTTTATAATTGGTCTTGTTGATCAGGTAGCACGTCGAGCCACGGTGCAAGAATGCCGGTCTCACGGTGTAGAATACAAGAGCGATAAGACGACGAAAACACCCTACATTACAGTTGCGAACCACATTATAGTTTACGTTCATCCTTCGAGCTCAATAGCAAGAACATATCCTCCACCAGAATACGTCACCTTTGTCACACTACAAAAGAATGTGCGTTCTGAGACAAAAGAGTCGCTTACCCTGATGCTGGGCCTTACTATCGTGACAAAGGAGTGGCTGCATGAATGCGCTGTCACTGTCGAGTAA
- a CDS encoding serine/threonine protein phosphatase, putative, which produces MPNADALWVVFFCIIGTMRVEGRQIVVVGDLHGDLNQTLAILKITGLVDDRQHWIGGDSFFVQLGDIFDVGPDDISIVKLLMKLEKEAQSVGGDVIELLGNHEIRNLLGDYSAVDPGSLAGSGGVSGRDRLLSNRTSVGMYLRTRKAIFHHNEFLFMHGGLSTATASIITGIDKIHEFNKDLRKALTNGTLTPLGSTGLNLAEGGGQEVVNPILVRSILNVRCKDLIKVLQNKFAGIKSVVVGHVPHNHQDFKDWRLCGGHLIAIDFGLSRWKKGDPGHVAALQIDDTTGHVQLLESTVRFPEFSADEHPVDRPLIGKWFPVIERVSVVVIILVSLVFIGKWAVSFICGGNGGTPGNRRYGTFSPV; this is translated from the coding sequence ATGCCGAACGCTGATGCTCTATgggttgttttcttttgtatcaTCGGGACTATGCGTGTCGAGGGACGGCAGATAGTGGTTGTAGGGGATTTGCACGGGGACCTCAATCAAACCCTCGCCATATTAAAGATTACAGGGCTTGTTGATGACCGCCAGCATTGGATTGGTGGTGATAGTTTTTTTGTCCAGCTTGGCGACATATTCGATGTGGGCCCGGACGACATTTCGATAGTTAAACTCCTGATGAAACTTGAAAAGGAGGCACAATCAGTGGGTGGGGATGTTATCGAGCTTTTGGGCAATCATGAGATTCGTAATCTTCTCGGGGACTACAGTGCAGTGGACCCCGGTAGCCTCGCGGGCTCTGGAGGTGTCAGTGGGCGCGATCGTTTACTTTCCAACAGGACTTCTGTTGGCATGTATTTGCGTACAAGGAAAGCCATTTTTCACCATAACGAATTTCTTTTCATGCATGGGGGGTTGTCAACTGCGACGGCGAGCATTATCACAGGTATTGACAAAATACATGAGTTTAACAAGGATTTGAGAAAGGCGTTAACGAATGGTACGCTGACCCCTCTGGGAAGTACAGGCCTCAACCTCGCCGAAGGTGGTGGACAAGAAGTTGTGAACCCCATTTTGGTTCGCTCAATCTTGAACGTCCGCTGTAAAGACTTGATAAAGGTTCTTCAAAATAAATTTGCCGGAATTAAGTCTGTGGTGGTTGGCCATGTGCCTCACAACCATCAGGATTTTAAGGATTGGCGACTATGCGGGGGCCATTTAATTGCTATCGATTTCGGTCTTAGTCGTTGGAAGAAAGGTGATCCAGGGCACGTGGCCGCGCTGCAGATTGACGATACCACAGGTCACGTGCAGCTGCTTGAGTCGACGGTACGCTTTCCTGAATTCAGCGCTGATGAGCACCCCGTGGATAGGCCGTTGATTGGCAAGTGGTTTCCAGTGATTGAGCGTGTATCGGTCGTTGTCATCATTCTCGTTTCTTTGGTATTTATTGGGAAGTGGGCAGTATCGTTTATCTGCGGTGGTAATGGCGGCACTCCCGGTAATCGACGATATGGGACTTTTTCCCCTGTGTAG